GTCGAACCGGACAAGCTGCGTGCCTACGGCATGACACTCGCCAGAGTCAGGGCGGCCATTCAGTCGGGCAATCAGGAGGCCGGTGGTTCGGTGATAGAGATGGGCGAGGCTGAGTACATGGTGCGCTCTTCGGGCTACCTGGAAAACCTGGACGACCTCGCCCAAATTCCGCTCGGAGTTGACGTGAATGGCACGCCAATAGTGCTATCCGATATCGCGGAATTACGCATGGGGCCGCAAATGCGTCGCGGCATCGCCGAGCTGAACGGCGAAGGTGAGGTGGTTGGTGGCGTCGTTGTGATGCGCTGGGGCGAGAATGCGTCGAAAACGATCGAGGCCGTGAAAGAACGTCTGGCGATGCTACAGCAAAGTCTGCCCGACGGCGTTGAGATAGTCACAACGTACGACCGTTCGGCATTGATCGACCGTGCAGTGGATACATTGCAAGGCAAGCTGATCGAAGAATTTCTGGTCGTTGCGCTGGTCTGCGCTGTGTTCTTGTTTCATCTGCGTTCTTCAGCGGTGATCATTCTGAGCCTGCCGGTCGGAATCCTGGCCGCGTTTATTGTCATGCGTTTGCAGGGGTTGAACGCCAACATCATGTCGCTTGGTGGTATCGCTATTGCGATCGGGGCCATGGTCGACGCCGCGATCGTGATGGTTGAGAACATGCACAAGCACATCGAACGCGAACCGTTGACCGCTGAGAATCGCTGGCGAGTGGTGGGTGAAGCAGCGAGTGAAGTGGGCCCGCCCCTGTTCTTTTCGCTGATTATTATCACGCTGAGCTTTCTGCCGGTGTTCACACTCGAAGCTCAGGAAGGGCGGATGTTCGCACCGCTTGCGTTCACCAAGACTTACGCAATGGCGGCTGCGGCGATACTGTCGATCACGCTGGTCCCTGTGCTGATGGGCTATTTCATCCGCGGCAACGTAACACCGGAACACAAAAACCCCATTAATCGCGGGCTGGTTGCCATCTACCAGCCGGTTATCCATTGGGTTATGCGCTTTCCGAGAATCACATTGGCGTTAGCGGGGCTCGTGCTGTTGATTGGTTTTTGGCCGGCGACGAAACTGGGTTCGGAGTTCATGCCGCCACTGGATGAAGGCGATCTGATGTACATGCCCACGACCTACCCCGGAATCTCCATCGACAAAGCTCGCGAGATATTGCAGCAGACCGACAAGATGATTCGTACGCTGCCGGAAGTGAAAAGTGTATTCGGCAAAATCGGCCGGGCGGAAACCGCGACTGACCCGGCGCCGTTGACGATGATCGAGACCGTTATTCAGTTCAAGCCTGCCGAAGAATGGCGCGACGGCATGACGATGGATGACCTGCATGCCGAACTGAATCGCATCGTCAACTATCCGGGCCTGACCAATGCCTGGGTTATGCCGATCAAGACTCGCATCGACATGCTGGCAACCGGCATCAAGACGCCGGTGGGTATCAAAGTAGCGGGCCCTGACCTCAGCGTAATTCAACAAATAGGTAAAGATCTTGAGCAAGTGCTTGCCGATGTCCCCGGCACGGCGTCCGTGTACTCAGAGCGGGTTGCCGGTGGTCGCTACGTTGATGTCGATATCGACAGGCAGCGCGCATCGCGCTATGGCCTCAACATTAACGACATTCAGGACATCGTGCGTACGGCGATCGGTGGCATGAACATCACCCAGACAATCGAAGGGCGGGAACGCTACCCAGTTAACTTGCGCTACCCGCAACGCGTTCGGAATTCGTTGGAGCAATTACGCCTGCTGCCCATCGTTACGCCGCAAGGTGCGCGCATTGCTTTAGCTGACGTCGCCAATGTGCGGGTTGTTGACGGACCGCCGATCATAAAAAGCGAAAACGCACGATTGAACGGCTGGACTTACGTGGATATTGCGGACCGCGATCTGGGGTCCTATGTTGCGGCGGCGCAGCGCACAGTGAACGATCAATTTTCGTTACCTGCGGGCTATTCGTTGTCGTGGTCTGGTCAGTACGAATACATGGTTCGCGCCAAGCAGCGACTGTCACTCGTTGCGCCGGTCACGCTGGCGATTATTGCGCTGTTGTTGTTCCTGAACTTCCGTCGTTTTGCGGAAGTTGCGATTATTCTCGGAACTTTGCCGATGGCGCTCGTCGGCGGTATCTGGCTGCTCTACCTGTTCGACTACGATCTGTCGGTTGCGGTTGGCGTCGGCTTTATCGCACTGGCCGGTGTAGCCGTTGAGATCGGCGTGGTCATGCTGGTCTATCTGAATCAGGCGATCAGGAAACACGCAGCACTTGCTACTGCTGAGCGGCGAAAGCTAACTCGCGACGACGTGCGTCAGGCAGTCATTGACGGCGCTGTTCTGCGTGTGCGGCCCATCATGATGACGGTTGCCGCCATCATCGCAGGCCTGTTACCGATCATGTTTGGCAATGGCACGGGCGCGGAGGTGATGCGTCGTATTGCAGCGCCGATGATTGGTGGCATGGTCAGCGCGACGGTTCTGACCTTGATCGTTATACCTGCGCTGTTCTTGCTGTGGCGAGAGCGATCACTGGCGCGAGGATAATGGATGGCAAAGAGTGGGTTAGCCGATGTTGCTGACGATCACGGACTCGTCCACTTTCGACATTCGTCCGCACTTCTTTGACCCGCGACACCGCTGAGTCCGGCTGTGCAAGAAAGAGCTTGACCTTCCCACGATGGGAAGGTCTACGATCTGTTCGTGCTTAAGAAGCATTGGCAACAAACGAGGAATGACGCGATGAAGATCAGTCAGGCCGCCGCCGC
The DNA window shown above is from Woeseia oceani and carries:
- a CDS encoding efflux RND transporter permease subunit; translated protein: MISALIRWSIDNRILVLVATAMLVAGGIYSLKETPVDALPDLSDVQVIVKTSYPGQAPQVVEDQVTYPLTTAMLSVPKAVTVRGYSFFGDSYVYVIFEDGTDLYWARSRVLEYLSQVAGQLPESAKPALGPDATGVGWVFEYALVDRSGKHDLSELRSLQDWFLKYELQTVPGVAEVATIGGMVRQYQVVVEPDKLRAYGMTLARVRAAIQSGNQEAGGSVIEMGEAEYMVRSSGYLENLDDLAQIPLGVDVNGTPIVLSDIAELRMGPQMRRGIAELNGEGEVVGGVVVMRWGENASKTIEAVKERLAMLQQSLPDGVEIVTTYDRSALIDRAVDTLQGKLIEEFLVVALVCAVFLFHLRSSAVIILSLPVGILAAFIVMRLQGLNANIMSLGGIAIAIGAMVDAAIVMVENMHKHIEREPLTAENRWRVVGEAASEVGPPLFFSLIIITLSFLPVFTLEAQEGRMFAPLAFTKTYAMAAAAILSITLVPVLMGYFIRGNVTPEHKNPINRGLVAIYQPVIHWVMRFPRITLALAGLVLLIGFWPATKLGSEFMPPLDEGDLMYMPTTYPGISIDKAREILQQTDKMIRTLPEVKSVFGKIGRAETATDPAPLTMIETVIQFKPAEEWRDGMTMDDLHAELNRIVNYPGLTNAWVMPIKTRIDMLATGIKTPVGIKVAGPDLSVIQQIGKDLEQVLADVPGTASVYSERVAGGRYVDVDIDRQRASRYGLNINDIQDIVRTAIGGMNITQTIEGRERYPVNLRYPQRVRNSLEQLRLLPIVTPQGARIALADVANVRVVDGPPIIKSENARLNGWTYVDIADRDLGSYVAAAQRTVNDQFSLPAGYSLSWSGQYEYMVRAKQRLSLVAPVTLAIIALLLFLNFRRFAEVAIILGTLPMALVGGIWLLYLFDYDLSVAVGVGFIALAGVAVEIGVVMLVYLNQAIRKHAALATAERRKLTRDDVRQAVIDGAVLRVRPIMMTVAAIIAGLLPIMFGNGTGAEVMRRIAAPMIGGMVSATVLTLIVIPALFLLWRERSLARG